A stretch of the Actinomycetota bacterium genome encodes the following:
- a CDS encoding DnaJ domain-containing protein — MSQTSWIEKDFYGALGVEVTVDPAGLKSAYRTMARKHHPDVNAGDSGSEERFKQILEAYSVLSDQTQRSTYDRVRAGSFSGGGRRESGFARYRNTAPMVQPVTGPPRRGNDLEQELVVSAKDARRGRLVQMQLHDRGRPTRTAVLFIRRVADGERVFFKGKGGFGENGGDVGDLYVTVRVRQPQTTDRNQSGAAGTYGDEPMDLPGVTKLLKEWTF; from the coding sequence ATGAGCCAAACCAGCTGGATCGAAAAGGATTTCTACGGTGCTTTGGGCGTGGAGGTAACCGTGGACCCCGCCGGGCTGAAGAGCGCCTATCGAACGATGGCCCGCAAGCACCACCCGGACGTCAACGCGGGAGACTCCGGGTCCGAGGAGCGGTTCAAGCAGATCCTCGAGGCCTACTCGGTGCTTTCCGACCAGACGCAGCGGTCGACCTACGACCGGGTCCGCGCCGGGTCGTTCTCCGGCGGGGGCAGAAGGGAGTCGGGCTTCGCCCGGTACCGAAATACGGCTCCGATGGTGCAGCCGGTAACCGGCCCCCCGAGGCGGGGCAACGACCTGGAGCAGGAGCTGGTGGTGTCGGCGAAGGACGCCCGGAGGGGCCGGCTGGTCCAGATGCAGTTGCACGACCGGGGCAGGCCGACCCGCACCGCCGTGTTGTTCATCCGGAGGGTCGCCGACGGCGAGCGGGTGTTCTTCAAGGGCAAGGGCGGTTTCGGCGAGAACGGGGGCGACGTCGGCGACCTGTACGTGACGGTCCGGGTGCGGCAGCCGCAGACGACGGATCGCAACCAGTCCGGCGCAGCGGGCACCTACGGGGACGAGCCGATGGACCTGCCCGGGGTGACCAAGCTGCTGAAGGAGTGGACCTTCTAG
- a CDS encoding transcriptional regulator, producing MNRALESNANLLAVLDDDLRRRIFLFVRAQGLPVSRERVAGEVGISRKLAAFHLDKLVEKGLLTHHYARPAGKGGPGAGRPAKVYEPSPLTIEISVPQRQYELAGRLLLDGVANQTEGTSARESTNDAALARGSELGSRTGTGRGLRHPGPERTLAAAEEILSEQGFEPFRETSKIVALRNCPFHRLAEQSPEVVCGMNRSFIEGIVRGLGNDTVQVVLEPEEGHCCVKLCSPGAG from the coding sequence ATGAATCGCGCGCTGGAGTCCAACGCCAATCTACTGGCTGTATTGGACGACGACCTGCGCCGCAGAATTTTCCTTTTCGTCCGGGCCCAGGGCCTGCCGGTCAGCCGGGAACGTGTGGCCGGTGAGGTAGGGATCTCGCGCAAGCTGGCGGCGTTTCACCTGGACAAGCTGGTCGAAAAGGGACTGCTCACCCACCACTACGCCCGTCCGGCGGGCAAGGGCGGGCCGGGCGCAGGACGTCCGGCGAAGGTCTACGAGCCGTCCCCCTTGACCATCGAGATCTCCGTTCCCCAACGCCAGTACGAGCTGGCCGGCCGCCTGCTGCTGGACGGGGTGGCGAACCAGACCGAGGGAACCTCGGCCCGCGAGAGCACCAACGACGCCGCTCTGGCCCGTGGGTCTGAGCTCGGCTCCCGTACCGGAACCGGCAGGGGCCTGCGGCATCCGGGGCCCGAGCGCACTCTCGCCGCAGCCGAGGAGATTCTCAGCGAACAGGGCTTCGAGCCCTTCCGGGAGACGTCCAAGATCGTCGCCCTGCGCAACTGCCCGTTCCACCGCCTGGCCGAACAGTCGCCCGAGGTGGTGTGTGGGATGAACCGATCGTTCATCGAGGGAATCGTTCGCGGGCTGGGCAACGACACGGTCCAGGTAGTCCTCGAGCCCGAGGAGGGCCACTGCTGCGTGAAGTTGTGCTCACCGGGGGCCGGGTAG
- a CDS encoding CDGSH iron-sulfur domain-containing protein: MDHQNGSTERCSIQPSDNGPLLVRGPVTLIDAEGNRIEVKGKNIALCRCGASEDKPFCDGSHKRIGFQSVVRAKVPAVVAGGGDIGSAG, from the coding sequence ATGGACCACCAGAATGGAAGCACGGAGCGTTGCTCGATTCAGCCGTCGGACAACGGACCTCTTCTGGTGCGGGGACCGGTGACCCTGATCGACGCCGAAGGCAACCGCATTGAGGTCAAGGGCAAGAACATCGCACTGTGCCGCTGCGGGGCCTCCGAGGACAAGCCGTTTTGCGACGGTTCCCACAAGCGCATCGGATTCCAGTCCGTAGTCAGGGCGAAGGTGCCCGCAGTTGTTGCCGGAGGAGGCGACATTGGTAGCGCTGGTTGA
- the folE gene encoding GTP cyclohydrolase I FolE: MSSAVVEAGHRYLGPLGPGVDLSAAERAVADLLVALGQDTGDPGLADTPRRVAASFAEMLEPKPFRMTTFPNEGYDEMVVARDITFNSLCMHHMLPFKGVAHVAYLPDDRIVGLSKLARVVEMFARRLQVQEALTTQIANCLQEQLAPKGVGVVLEAEHMCMTLRGVQKPGTMTVTSALLGKMREDPRTRQEFLSLIHGSYAAAR; this comes from the coding sequence ATCAGCAGCGCGGTTGTAGAGGCCGGACACCGTTACCTGGGCCCCCTGGGGCCCGGAGTCGACCTGTCCGCCGCCGAGCGGGCGGTAGCGGACCTGCTGGTCGCCCTGGGACAGGACACCGGCGACCCCGGCCTGGCCGACACCCCCCGCCGGGTGGCCGCCTCGTTCGCCGAGATGCTCGAGCCAAAGCCCTTCCGAATGACCACCTTCCCGAACGAGGGCTACGACGAGATGGTCGTCGCCCGGGACATCACCTTCAACTCGCTCTGTATGCACCACATGCTGCCGTTCAAGGGTGTCGCCCACGTCGCCTACCTACCGGACGACCGGATCGTCGGGCTGTCCAAGCTGGCCCGGGTGGTCGAGATGTTTGCCCGGCGGCTCCAGGTCCAGGAGGCGCTCACGACCCAGATTGCCAACTGCCTGCAGGAGCAGCTGGCTCCGAAGGGAGTCGGTGTGGTCCTGGAGGCCGAGCACATGTGCATGACCCTGCGGGGCGTCCAGAAACCTGGGACGATGACCGTGACCTCGGCCCTGCTGGGCAAGATGCGGGAGGACCCTCGGACCCGGCAGGAGTTCTTGTCACTGATCCACGGGAGCTACGCCGCGGCACGGTAG
- the ligD gene encoding non-homologous end-joining DNA ligase yields MATATVVQVEDKELKLSNLDKVLYPQAGFTKGDVIDYYTKVAPVLLPHLKNRPLTLKRYPNGVEGEFFYEKQCPKFRPKWMKTIPIHSERQKKTIDFCSIDDLPSLVWIANLADLELHTSLSSGKNLDRPNAVAFDLDPGPSTSIVECCTVALALRTMFADLGLEAYPKTSGSKGMQIYLPLNSKDTYEESKSFAHAVAGVMEQQLPNLVVSDMKKELRKGKVLIDWSQNDYFKTTVCVYSLRAKETPTVSTPLTWDEVVETEKSKDPDDLKFSYADALERVDKHGDLFAPVLTQKQTLPELQ; encoded by the coding sequence ATGGCAACCGCAACCGTGGTGCAGGTGGAGGACAAAGAGCTCAAGCTCTCCAACCTCGACAAGGTGCTCTACCCGCAGGCCGGGTTCACCAAGGGCGATGTCATCGACTACTACACCAAGGTCGCCCCGGTCCTGCTCCCCCACCTGAAGAACCGGCCGCTGACGCTCAAGCGTTACCCGAACGGCGTCGAGGGCGAGTTCTTCTACGAGAAGCAGTGCCCCAAGTTCCGGCCGAAGTGGATGAAAACCATCCCCATCCACAGCGAACGGCAGAAGAAGACCATCGACTTCTGCAGCATCGACGACCTTCCGAGCCTCGTGTGGATCGCCAACCTGGCCGACCTCGAGCTGCACACCTCGCTTTCGTCGGGTAAGAACCTGGACCGGCCGAACGCAGTCGCCTTCGACCTGGACCCCGGCCCGTCGACCAGCATCGTCGAGTGCTGCACGGTGGCCCTGGCCCTCCGCACGATGTTCGCCGACCTGGGACTGGAGGCGTACCCCAAGACCTCCGGCTCTAAGGGCATGCAGATCTACCTGCCCCTGAACTCGAAGGACACGTACGAGGAGTCCAAGTCGTTCGCCCACGCAGTCGCCGGGGTCATGGAGCAGCAGCTGCCCAATCTGGTGGTCTCCGACATGAAAAAGGAGCTGCGGAAGGGCAAGGTGCTCATCGATTGGAGCCAGAACGACTACTTCAAGACCACGGTGTGCGTCTACTCGCTTCGGGCCAAGGAGACCCCGACCGTCTCCACGCCGCTCACCTGGGACGAGGTGGTTGAGACAGAGAAGTCGAAAGACCCGGACGACCTCAAGTTCTCCTACGCCGACGCGCTGGAGCGGGTCGACAAGCACGGCGACCTGTTCGCCCCGGTCCTCACCCAGAAGCAGACCCTGCCCGAGCTTCAATAG
- a CDS encoding YciI family protein: MNITTSHVVEATYVEGAADKRAPFREEHLERVGKLIDAGAVLVAGALADMSASLIVFDIEGEDAVRAVVESDVYWINGIWTDYTVRKLNRVTP; encoded by the coding sequence ATGAACATCACCACCAGCCACGTCGTCGAGGCGACCTACGTCGAGGGCGCTGCGGACAAGCGGGCGCCGTTCCGCGAGGAGCACCTGGAGCGGGTCGGCAAGCTGATCGACGCCGGCGCGGTGCTGGTCGCCGGAGCGCTTGCGGACATGAGCGCCTCGCTGATCGTTTTCGACATCGAAGGCGAGGACGCGGTCCGGGCGGTCGTCGAGTCCGACGTCTACTGGATCAACGGGATATGGACCGATTACACGGTCCGGAAGCTCAACCGGGTCACCCCCTAA